CGGGAGGATTCACCCGGCCAGCCGGTCCAGGGTGGCGGGCAAGTACGGCATCTTGAAGATCGTGCCCAACTACCCGTCGTTAGGCCGGTGGGTCCAAGCGTTCAAGACCACAGACGGCCAGACCCTGGATCGGGTCTCGATGAGGTGCCATTGACATGCGGGCCGCCATCTGCCCGAGTCAGCTCGGCCCCCCAGGTCCGCGTGGTGCGTAACGAGGGCAGTGTCGACCTGGTGACGGTGGTGGCCTCACTGGTTCCGGCGGACGCGGCCAGGCGGATCGACGCGCCGAGTCCCGGGACCTGCCCCTTTTGAGTGAAGTACCGCTGACCTCTGACCCCCGCACGAGGGCAGCCGCTGGCGGGTGGCCGCCTCGCCGAACGGGGGCCGCCGCTCGTCCTCAAGCCGATCGTTCGGCTAGGTTGGGGTCCTTGGGGCGCTGGAGCGCCAGGTCGACGGCTTCCCGCTGGCTGACCCGCGGCTGCAGATCCAAAATCGAGAGGACGCGTCGTCATGGACGGCCGGCCCGGGTGACCGAGGCTAGACCCGGCCACGTACCGCCCGGCCCTCGGCGGCGGACAGCGGTTCACCCCATCCTTGTAGGACTTACGGAGTAGCACGACCAGCGGAAAGGCTGGATAGCATCCCACCGAGTTCGTTGCTCCACCCGTTCCGGCGGCACCTGGAGGCGGAGAACCACTCCGAGCGCACGCTCGCCTCCTACCTGCAGAGCGTCCGGCAAGCCGAGGCCTTCCTCGCGGCCCGGGGCACGCGGCTAGAGGAGGCAAGCCGCGCCGACCTGGAGGCGTTTCTGGGCGATCTGCTGCGGCGGGCGCCGGCGACGGCGGCCACCCGCTACAAGGTCCTGCGCATCCTGTACGGCTGGCTTGAGGAAGAGGAGGAGATCGACGCCAACCCGATGGCGCGGATGAAGCCGCCGATCGTTCCTGAGCAGCCCGTCCCTGTCGTGCCCGAGGACGGCCTGCGGCGGCTGCTTGCCGTCTGCGCCGGTAAGGGCTTTGAGGCCCGCCGGGACACCGCGATCATCACGCTGCTGCTGGACACTGGCGCCGCAGCGGCGAGTTCGCCTAGACGATTGGTTCCAAGGGGTGTGGTAGGCCACGCGCAACAAGGTCGAACTCTGCCCGCCCCGAAACCTGACTCAAGTGTCGAGAATCCAGGCCCAAGGATCTAGCGGTGCTGCCTGTTGAGCTTGGCAGCCTTGGTCACGAGGTATTGTCGCTCCGGCTCGCTGGTGGTCCTGGCGGCGGCCGCGCGGTAGTACGCGGCGGCGGCCTCGGTGGCGCCGATCATGTCGAGCAGGTGTCCGCGCACGGCGTCGAGCCGGTAGTGGCCGGGCAGCCGCTTGTCCAGCGGCGCTAACAGGTCCAGCCCGGCCCGCGGGCCGTGCACCATGGCGGCCGCGACGGCGCGGTTCAGCTCCACCATCGGGTTGCCGGACAGGCGCGCCAGCAGGCCGTACAGGCCGAGGATCTGCGGCCAGTCGGTGTCCTCGGCACGCTC
This sequence is a window from Actinomycetota bacterium. Protein-coding genes within it:
- a CDS encoding phage integrase N-terminal SAM-like domain-containing protein, with the translated sequence MLHPFRRHLEAENHSERTLASYLQSVRQAEAFLAARGTRLEEASRADLEAFLGDLLRRAPATAATRYKVLRILYGWLEEEEEIDANPMARMKPPIVPEQPVPVVPEDGLRRLLAVCAGKGFEARRDTAIITLLLDTGAAAASSPRRLVPRGVVGHAQQGRTLPAPKPDSSVENPGPRI